One Lemur catta isolate mLemCat1 chromosome 15, mLemCat1.pri, whole genome shotgun sequence genomic window carries:
- the PLCD3 gene encoding 1-phosphatidylinositol 4,5-bisphosphate phosphodiesterase delta-3 isoform X1 — protein MLCGRWRRCRRPPEEPPVSPQVAAPAALPHSPASSEGGTKRPGLRALKKMGLTEDEDVRAMLRGSRLRKIRSRTWQQERLYRLQEDGLSVWFQRRIPRAPSQHIFFLQHIEDVREGHQSEGLRRFGAAFAPARCLTIAFKGRRKNLDLAAPTAEEAQRWVRGLAKLRARLDAMSQRERLDHWIHSYLHRADSNQDSKMSFKEMKSLLRMVNVDMNDMYAYRLFKECDRSNNERLEGAEIEEFLRRLLKRPELEDIFHRYSGEDRVLSAPELLEFLEDQGEDSATLDRAQQLIQTYELNETAKQHELMTLDGFMMYLLSPEGAALDMAHMQVFQDMSQPLAHYFISSSHNTYLTDSQIGGPSSTEAYVRAFAQGCRCVELDCWEGPGGEPVIYHGHTLTSKILFRDVVQAVHDHAFTLSPYPVILSLENHCGLEQQAVMAHHLRTILGDMLVTQVLDSQNPEELPSPEQLKGRVLVKGKKLPAARSEDGRALSDREEEEEEEEEEEEEEAAEQRRRAKQISPELSALAVYCCASRLRTLQPVSGPAQPCQVSSLSERKARKLIREAGNSFVRHNTHQLTRVYPLGLRMNSANYSPQEMWNSGCQLVALNFQTPGYEMDLNAGRFLINGQCGYVLKPACLRQPDTAFDPECPGLPRTTLTIQVLTAQQLPKLNAEKPHSIVDPLVRIEIHGVSADCARKETNYVLNNGFNPRWGQTLQFQLRAPELALVRFVVEDYDTTSPNDFVGQFTLPLNSLKQGYRHIHLLSKDGASLSPATLFIHIHIQRS, from the exons GCCTGACGGAGGACGAGGACGTGCGCGCCATGCTGCGGGGCTCCCGGCTGCGCAAGATCCGCTCGCGCACGTGGCAGCAGGAGCGGCTGTACCGGCTGCAGGAGGACGGCCTGAGCGTGTGGTTCCAGCGGCGCATCCCGCGCGCGCCGTCCCAGCACATCT TCTTCCTGCAGCACATCGAGGACGTCCGCGAGGGCCACCAGTCCGAGGGCCTGCGGCGCTTCGGGGCCGCCTTCGCGCCGGCGCGCTGCCTCACCATCGCCTTCAAGGGCCGCCGCAAGAACCTGGACCTGGCGGCGCCCACGGCCGAGGAGGCGCAGCGCTGGGTGCGCGGCCTGGCCAAGCTGCGCGCGCGCCTCGACGCCATGAGCCAGCGCGAGCGGCTCGACCA TTGGATCCACTCCTATCTGCACCGGGCAGACTCCAACCAGGACAGCAAGATGAGCTTCAAGGAGATGAAGAGTCTGCTCAGAATGGTCAACGTGGACATGAATGACATGTACGCCTACCGCCTCTTCAAG gagTGTGACCGGTCCAACAATGAGCGGCTGGAGGGGGCTGAGATCGAGGAGTTCCTGCGGCGGCTGCTGAAGCGCCCAGAGCTGGAGGACATCTTCCATCGGTACTCGGGCGAGGACCGCGTGCTGAGCGCCCCTGAGCTGCTGGAGTTCCTGGAGGACCAGGGCGAGGACAGCGCCACGTTGGACCGCGCCCAGCAGCTCATCCAGACCTATGAGCTCAACGAGACAG CCAAGCAGCACGAGCTGATGACACTGGATGGCTTCATGATGTACCTGCTGTCACCTGAGGGGGCTGCTCTGGACATGGCCCACATGCAGGTGTTCCAGGACATGAGCCAGCCCCTTGCCCACTActtcatctcctcctcccacaACACCTACCTGACCGACTCGCAGATCGGGGGCCCCAGCAGCACCGAGGCCTACGTCAG GGCCTTTGCCCAGGGATGCCGCTGCGTGGAGCTGGACTGCTGGGAGGGGCCCGGGGGTGAGCCCGTCATCTACCACGGCCACACCCTCACCTCCAAGATTCTCTTCCGGGATGTGGTCCAAGCTGTGCATGACCACGCCTTCACA CTGTCCCCATACCCTGTCATCCTGTCCCTGGAGAACCACTGCGGACTGGAGCAGCAGGCTGTCATGGCCCACCACCTCCGCACCATCCTGGGGGACATGCTGGTGACACAGGTGCTGGACTCCCAGAACCCTGAGGAGCTGCCGTCTCCAGAG CAGCTGAAGGGCCGGGTCCTGGTGAAGGGGAAGAAGCTACCAGCGGCTCGGAGTGAGGATGGCCGGGCTTTGTCAGAccgggaagaggaggaggaagaggaggaggaagaagaggaggaggaggctgcagaGCAGAGGCGGAGG GCCAAGCAGATCTCCCCGGAGCTGTCAGCCCTGGCCGTGTACTGCTGCGCCAGCCGCCTGCGGACCCTGCAACCTGTctctggccctgcccagccctgccaggtCAGCTCGCTCAGTGAGCGCAAGGCCAGGAAGCTCATTCGGGAGGCAG GGAACAGCTTCGTCAGGCACAACACCCACCAGCTGACCCGTGTGTACCCGCTGGGGCTGCGGATGAACTCGGCCAACTACAGCCCCCAGGAGATGTGGAACTCGGGCTGTCAGCTGG TGGCCCTAAACTTCCAGACGCCAGGCTACGAGATGGACCTCAATGCTGGGCGCTTCCTCATCAATGGGCAGTGCGGCTACGTCCTGAAGCCTGCCTGCCTGCGGCAGCCTGATACAGCCTTTGACCCTGAGTGCCCTGGACTCCCTAGAACCACTCTCACCATCCAG gtgcTGACTGCACAGCAGCTGCCCAAGCTGAACGCCGAGAAGCCACACTCCATCGTGGACCCCCTGGTGCGCATTGAGATCCACGGGGTGTCTGCAGACTGTGCCCGAAAGGAGACCAACTACGTGCTTAACAATG GCTTCAACCCCCGCTGGGGGCAGACCCTGCAGTTCCAGCTGCGCGCTCCAGAGCTGGCGCTGGTCCGGTTCGTGGTAGAAGACTATGACACCACCTCCCCCAATGACTTTGTGGGCCAGTTCACGCTGCCTCTCAACAGCCTGAAGCAAG GGTACCGGCACATCCACCTGCTTTCCAAGGACGGGGCCTCGCTGTCACCAGCCACGCTCTTCATCCACATCCACATCCAGCGCTCCTGA
- the PLCD3 gene encoding 1-phosphatidylinositol 4,5-bisphosphate phosphodiesterase delta-3 isoform X2 — protein sequence MLRGSRLRKIRSRTWQQERLYRLQEDGLSVWFQRRIPRAPSQHIFFLQHIEDVREGHQSEGLRRFGAAFAPARCLTIAFKGRRKNLDLAAPTAEEAQRWVRGLAKLRARLDAMSQRERLDHWIHSYLHRADSNQDSKMSFKEMKSLLRMVNVDMNDMYAYRLFKECDRSNNERLEGAEIEEFLRRLLKRPELEDIFHRYSGEDRVLSAPELLEFLEDQGEDSATLDRAQQLIQTYELNETAKQHELMTLDGFMMYLLSPEGAALDMAHMQVFQDMSQPLAHYFISSSHNTYLTDSQIGGPSSTEAYVRAFAQGCRCVELDCWEGPGGEPVIYHGHTLTSKILFRDVVQAVHDHAFTLSPYPVILSLENHCGLEQQAVMAHHLRTILGDMLVTQVLDSQNPEELPSPEQLKGRVLVKGKKLPAARSEDGRALSDREEEEEEEEEEEEEEAAEQRRRAKQISPELSALAVYCCASRLRTLQPVSGPAQPCQVSSLSERKARKLIREAGNSFVRHNTHQLTRVYPLGLRMNSANYSPQEMWNSGCQLVALNFQTPGYEMDLNAGRFLINGQCGYVLKPACLRQPDTAFDPECPGLPRTTLTIQVLTAQQLPKLNAEKPHSIVDPLVRIEIHGVSADCARKETNYVLNNGFNPRWGQTLQFQLRAPELALVRFVVEDYDTTSPNDFVGQFTLPLNSLKQGYRHIHLLSKDGASLSPATLFIHIHIQRS from the exons ATGCTGCGGGGCTCCCGGCTGCGCAAGATCCGCTCGCGCACGTGGCAGCAGGAGCGGCTGTACCGGCTGCAGGAGGACGGCCTGAGCGTGTGGTTCCAGCGGCGCATCCCGCGCGCGCCGTCCCAGCACATCT TCTTCCTGCAGCACATCGAGGACGTCCGCGAGGGCCACCAGTCCGAGGGCCTGCGGCGCTTCGGGGCCGCCTTCGCGCCGGCGCGCTGCCTCACCATCGCCTTCAAGGGCCGCCGCAAGAACCTGGACCTGGCGGCGCCCACGGCCGAGGAGGCGCAGCGCTGGGTGCGCGGCCTGGCCAAGCTGCGCGCGCGCCTCGACGCCATGAGCCAGCGCGAGCGGCTCGACCA TTGGATCCACTCCTATCTGCACCGGGCAGACTCCAACCAGGACAGCAAGATGAGCTTCAAGGAGATGAAGAGTCTGCTCAGAATGGTCAACGTGGACATGAATGACATGTACGCCTACCGCCTCTTCAAG gagTGTGACCGGTCCAACAATGAGCGGCTGGAGGGGGCTGAGATCGAGGAGTTCCTGCGGCGGCTGCTGAAGCGCCCAGAGCTGGAGGACATCTTCCATCGGTACTCGGGCGAGGACCGCGTGCTGAGCGCCCCTGAGCTGCTGGAGTTCCTGGAGGACCAGGGCGAGGACAGCGCCACGTTGGACCGCGCCCAGCAGCTCATCCAGACCTATGAGCTCAACGAGACAG CCAAGCAGCACGAGCTGATGACACTGGATGGCTTCATGATGTACCTGCTGTCACCTGAGGGGGCTGCTCTGGACATGGCCCACATGCAGGTGTTCCAGGACATGAGCCAGCCCCTTGCCCACTActtcatctcctcctcccacaACACCTACCTGACCGACTCGCAGATCGGGGGCCCCAGCAGCACCGAGGCCTACGTCAG GGCCTTTGCCCAGGGATGCCGCTGCGTGGAGCTGGACTGCTGGGAGGGGCCCGGGGGTGAGCCCGTCATCTACCACGGCCACACCCTCACCTCCAAGATTCTCTTCCGGGATGTGGTCCAAGCTGTGCATGACCACGCCTTCACA CTGTCCCCATACCCTGTCATCCTGTCCCTGGAGAACCACTGCGGACTGGAGCAGCAGGCTGTCATGGCCCACCACCTCCGCACCATCCTGGGGGACATGCTGGTGACACAGGTGCTGGACTCCCAGAACCCTGAGGAGCTGCCGTCTCCAGAG CAGCTGAAGGGCCGGGTCCTGGTGAAGGGGAAGAAGCTACCAGCGGCTCGGAGTGAGGATGGCCGGGCTTTGTCAGAccgggaagaggaggaggaagaggaggaggaagaagaggaggaggaggctgcagaGCAGAGGCGGAGG GCCAAGCAGATCTCCCCGGAGCTGTCAGCCCTGGCCGTGTACTGCTGCGCCAGCCGCCTGCGGACCCTGCAACCTGTctctggccctgcccagccctgccaggtCAGCTCGCTCAGTGAGCGCAAGGCCAGGAAGCTCATTCGGGAGGCAG GGAACAGCTTCGTCAGGCACAACACCCACCAGCTGACCCGTGTGTACCCGCTGGGGCTGCGGATGAACTCGGCCAACTACAGCCCCCAGGAGATGTGGAACTCGGGCTGTCAGCTGG TGGCCCTAAACTTCCAGACGCCAGGCTACGAGATGGACCTCAATGCTGGGCGCTTCCTCATCAATGGGCAGTGCGGCTACGTCCTGAAGCCTGCCTGCCTGCGGCAGCCTGATACAGCCTTTGACCCTGAGTGCCCTGGACTCCCTAGAACCACTCTCACCATCCAG gtgcTGACTGCACAGCAGCTGCCCAAGCTGAACGCCGAGAAGCCACACTCCATCGTGGACCCCCTGGTGCGCATTGAGATCCACGGGGTGTCTGCAGACTGTGCCCGAAAGGAGACCAACTACGTGCTTAACAATG GCTTCAACCCCCGCTGGGGGCAGACCCTGCAGTTCCAGCTGCGCGCTCCAGAGCTGGCGCTGGTCCGGTTCGTGGTAGAAGACTATGACACCACCTCCCCCAATGACTTTGTGGGCCAGTTCACGCTGCCTCTCAACAGCCTGAAGCAAG GGTACCGGCACATCCACCTGCTTTCCAAGGACGGGGCCTCGCTGTCACCAGCCACGCTCTTCATCCACATCCACATCCAGCGCTCCTGA